atttaacaagtttattctcaacattttttcgacttttttctcgaaatttaacgagttttttctcgtaatttaacaagtttattctcagcattttatttcgacttttttcttgaaatttaatgagttttttctcgaaatttaaaaactttaatcttgagatggttttattttttttattattgcttggccctaatcttCTTCCGTACAAGTGTGAACAGACCCTTTTTTTagggaacccaaaatggttcttctatggcatcactgtgaacCCCCCTTTTTGTatattatttcacattattttgaACATTCTTCTCCAAACAGACTACCTGGCTGCCTTTCGTTCATTTCTCCAGTCTGAGTTTAGTGCGGAGAACATTGATTTTTGGCTTGCCTGCAGGGAATATAAGCGAAATGACTTCATCTGGCAGACTCTCTAACAAGGCAGCAGATATCTACAAAGAGTTTCTCCATCCCATGGCTCAAAAAGAGGTCAGCATGTGCatttattaaagcattaaaAAGAGTAGGGCCTTTCCAAACAGTTACAGTACATTATTAAGGCACCAGATTTCTTATAAAATATATGTCACATATGAATTTAAATgacacatattttaaaatgcattaataacGAGTCAAGAATTTTTGCATCTGCTATGTTTGCTTTAAACACGatttaaatgagttaaattGTCACTATATAAATATCCTTGAATTCATCTTTCAtagatttaaatgttaaattttcACAGGTCAACATCGACCATGACACTCGTGAGAAGATCAAGAGATCCTTGGTGAAGCCTGACGTCACTTGTTTTGATGAAGCTGAGATGCATATATACAGACTGATGGAGAAAGACTCCTGCCCACGGTTCCTCAAATCTGAGGCATATCAGAACCTGAGGAACACAGTCAGGAAACCAATGTAGACCTATACTGTACCAGTGACAACTTCACTGGAAAAAGGTTTCTTAATGAACCAGCACACAGAAAGAGGACATATGCACGTGGTTTAGAGGAAATGACTGAGGAGAACAGAAAGTGTATGTGGTGCGCTCAACTTCATTGGTTTTGAGTGATAAGATgaatgaggaaaaaataaaagtgtCACACCGGAAATGATCTAGAATGAAGGTATATTACATGGTTTCCTCTGTTATTTGAGAGATGGGCTGTTCTGTTCTAGGAAATGGGTGCCTTTTCTATAAAAGTTGGTCTTGTGAGCCAGGCAAACATGTTGATAAATTGTAGTGTGACATCAAGATAAACGCAGTTAGTTGAGACCAaatatttgtttgtattttgtggtgtcttcttttcaaaacactttaaacagcattttatGACCTCATATTATTTAAGAGACCACATGGGACCAGTTACAGCAAAACATCACTTTATGCTTTACACATTCCTATAAAACATGATAATACGAAAATATCTTGAGTAACAGGGTTACTCAGGGTTACTCTTTTACAGTTTAATTCGACATTACAAGCAAAGTATCCAAGGCCATGAAATTAAAGGTGCTtattagaaatacattttaatgtcgTTATTTCCTCAAATATTAAGGAACAaagaaatatacaaaaattcatTACTAAAACAGTGACAATTTCAAGGTAACAGGGTTGACTCTACTATTAGTTgactacactcaaaaaaattaattgttggatttacttaaaaaataagtgtcaagtggttccacacaacaatattgagtaatttgtacaaaaaactatttagttgaatgaacaaaagaaattcaagtaaagctgacaaaatttctttgagtaaatacaaatcatttgaatgtcactgtcacataatatttatatgtgcagtttacttaataatgttatgttgattacgtaaggtgaacacattatttatttttatttttttttgaataatcatttaattaaaaaggatacaacatatcagaatgcagcccatcaccccaaaatgcactcaaaaaataactaattgaacaaactcaattgaattgagagcaggaatttcATAAGCATGAGTATATGAGTgcgcacagcctaaacacaggcgacactcttctgcatgatggtaaccacaaaattttaaaaaacattacagaaactactctaaatgtccaacataactgaacattaaacactaacataaactaacaacatctttccctttactgaaaaacacataaaataacactttaatccctaaatttactctcctaatgcagtcccttgcaaagcatgctgggaactagggatccactgcacagttagttatgtcaacaataatgtgtgcgtttcacacagcaatgttaagttgactgaacaaacacttactgagtaaagctgacaatgctcaattttagtagaaacaacgcagttaaattacattcatgtagttacatgagttttttaagtaatgtgaacaagggtggtttgagtgaaactaacaacagtgaaagttcattgttTTGAGTGTAGGTTATGCTTCTACCCTGTTactattataatgtattatcaAATATATggatttatatgtattttttctgAGAACaatgaatatattaaaaaattgtaGACACTGAGATAAAATATTCAGTGCACAGAATTGGTAGCcattttatagtttttatattacataagaTATAACtttttgaagatattttttagGCATTCAATATTATCATCTGTCCAAAGAATGAGAGAACATCATTAAATCTTTATGATtagaacacacaaacatactgtAAACAGCAGATTAGCTATATTTAGAGCGTCTGGACTCTGACTAATTATGAGCAGAAAACCAACGTTTTCCATAGTCTGTGAAGAGTTGTGTTTTGGTGACATGTCTGACCCCGAGCGAACTGATGCAGAGACGGGCCTTAAGCAAGAGACATTGCCATAAAGTGCAATAATAATCTATGTCACTGCTTGACCCCACTTTGACAATGACTTACATCCTGAGATTCAAGACTTAAAAAGGCAATTTTGAGCTGCGAAGAATAAACCAAAACAGTGAATGTCAACGGCCATGTGATGCATGGTAGATCATCCTCAGTGTATGCCCTTTCTTGGGGAAAGCAATAAAGACACCACTGTTTTAAGAAATATCCGTCCCCgtcaaattgaaaaaaaaaaaaaaaaacgtttattGGATTAAAATGCTTTTTAGTATAAAAGTATTAGTGAATGCACATTATTTGATTCACTTGGTCATTAAAATGTGATGCTGATGATATAAATACAACCAGAAAAACATGTTATTGCTCAATTATTGCTCAAAGCTCAGGATGGAGTTATATTAGAGTTCTCAGAAACGGCTGTGGAGAAAACGAAACgacaataacaacaataacaactgatatacagttcaaaaatgaatgataattatttatattatatatattttatataatgtaaaaGTAAGTTCAGTCATTGACTTTCTCAGAAGAAAAATTTGAGAAGCATTAGCTTAGATTTAATCTCACGGCTGTCTAGGAGAAACAACTGAAAATGTCTTATTTACTTCTAAACATTCACTTAATCATTGTACTTTACACAttcatataaatcaaaatataaacCAGAAAAGTAACAGGGCTGACATTTTAAGATCGTCTCCTACTGGCAAACGTGACAaaacatataataataaaaaagtaagcGATATTGCATTGCCGGTacttaaaaactaagctcacttcatgaaaaaattatgatgtcatcattttAAGTACTAAAACAGACGAAAATGATGCTAACGGTTATTTTTCCGTTTTCTTTTCTACATGCTTGAAAGAGTACATAAATTGATTGTTTTGGACACTATTTGCTGCTGCTTATATGATGTACAACTAATTcgttatttgatttttttccccatacaTTCATTGCTCATCTCAGCGCAACATGTATGTTGTCACTCAGAAATGAGACTGATGTGAAATCATGTTGTAACACTGCCACGGGGAAATTATTTTATACGGGTAAACGTTAAATGAAAGCTCTCCTCATGAAACTATCCAGCTGATGCACCAATTATTGACAAACCGTTTCACCAATCTGTAAGTTTTCAGCCTGTGGATGACACCCTGACCAATCTCTCACACAATCTAACCATCATCTGCTGCCAAAACACAGTCACCATGGCAACCGAAAGGAAATGAGTAATGTTCTGACATTGCCCGGGGCACAAAGATTGCTCAATTGCGCACAATGGAGAAACTGACAGTGTTACAGTATATGTGGAGCTGTGAGATATTGCGCCAGTCAGGTGACTTCGAGGATGTCTACACATGCTGGAGTCTAATGTGAACACTTGACTAACTATATCCATTTTTAGATAAACTTATGGAGAAAAAAACGTAGCAAAGTCACTTACTATGGATTAATACACTTGAAAATGGCCCATTGAAAGGGTTCATGACATACGAGTGACCATGATAAAGGatatcttttaaaaatctaGTTTTTATGAATGTacttttttgtatttgtgttaGTTTCATATGGCCCGGAAAAACTTTTATACCCTTTTCAAGAAAAGTTTCAATGTTATCACTAAAAATGTCATGCAGTGTAACCATCAAGTACATATTTTGCACACCCCTTGAAAACATGTGAGTGTacatgtgagtgtacacaacaatttccaaaaaagttcagtttattttttacaaatatcaattcattcataaatatcatgatatatttTGTGGAgttacaccacatgacattttacaacctaATACCAAAAAGGTCAAATTATCTGAAAATTTCTTTGTCATGAGGGTCTACAGGAGTCTATCATAAAATACGTTTTTTACTGGCATGTTGGTTGCACCATATGAGTTTGATCTGTCaaacaaaattttttaaaatatactaagaaaaaaatttgaatttttttttttttgtttataagatttttttttatttttaacaaatatcataaattgttaatttataaatattatgtttctctttttttttttgtggagttgcaccacatgacattttacaacctgaactaatcacgtcataaaaacattttgtccGCCGGGGTTTATAATATCATATTCTTTTTCCCTACAGATTCCTGCATGTTGGTTACACCATAtgactttttattaataaataacattacattTCTGTAGAGTTGTACCACATGACATTATACAACCTGAATGATCTGATACTTTCAGAGATGTATTGATCACACACAGTCACAGTCATAGATCTACACGGGTCTATGATATATGCTTTTTTCACTTCATATTTCTGCAAAACAGTTTTGTTAAATGGTTTCCATTAAAAAGTAACAGTATTTTGTTTAGTTAGTTCAGCAAAGAAGTTTTCCTAACAAGAAAAATTTCTGGCCATATGTTGCCTCAGAGTTTCTAAAGGTTCTTAATGTTTCGTCTTTAGATCAGCATGTTGGTTTCTGGGTTCACATAGATGGTTTTCCAAAGCACTAGAGAACCAAAGATCTTGAAGAACGTCAACATCAGTTCTCCATTCTGTAAAACACTTTTTGGTTCTAATCTGAACTTTTCTTTTAGTGCAGGTGAAGGTAGTTACTCATTATCTATGTTTGGAGAAGGATTCCTTCTTCGATGCtgataaaaagcaaaacaaagaaAGACGAAGCAGCCTAACCATCTCATTTGACTCTTATTTTCATTTGTCTGCCATTACAACTTGGCCCTGTTACGTCCGTAGATTACTGAAAAAGCCAAAACATGcaaatttgtaatttgcttATCTGTTATTTCAGAAGGTACATGTATATTTACATGTCTAAAAATATGAAGAAACAGGCTATGCCTTTCGCACACGAGAAGCTGACTGGGTGAAGGGGGAGGGTTCGATGGGGCTTCCTCTTTGCTGTGGTTCGCCGAGTCCCTGTTGGTGAAACGAACCCTTAGCAACCGTCGCAGGGCATAAAAAGCAGAGCCGGATACGCAGAAGGGAAACCTGTAGAGCACCAAGTGCAGCATGATCACTAGCAGGACCGTGCTGTGGATTTCTGGGCAATAAGCCCTCACTCTACCATGCCTGGCCTAATCCCACAACCTCTCCCAACGGATTTCAACATGGATAAAGACGACTTGAGGAGAAACAAGACCTTGTAAGTGCAGGCATTTTTACTCAACTATCAGCAAAAGGGAATCTATTATGGGTCCCAGCATGCTTTAGCATAGGTTTGGATGTGTGAAGCATGAAATGACGACAACAAAGCTGACTTTCTCTCCATAGAGGAAAGAACCTCATGTGCCGACTAAAGTGTATGTTCACCAGTTCCTCTGCTCCGGAGAGGTAAGGAAAAAGTGACACTCATATAAGGACACCGGGTCCAAAATAGTTCAAACAAGAGTTATTGCTTCTAATCCAGTTATGGTCAACTAATCAAACCCGTCTGATCTCAGCAGGCTAAGTTTAGAAGACACCCAACAATGGTCCCAGTCTTTGGAGCGGCTTCTCGGTTCCAAATGTaagtcttttcttttttttcaaagcTATTTTTGGCATTGGTTTGCTGAGGCGAGAGTAAACTAAAACATTAGTAAATTAAAGAGGTGCTGGTTTCCATTCGCGCCTTTTGTTTTGACGCGAACCCTCATCTGCTTCCCTCCAGATGGCCTGGCCACATTCCGCACCTTTCTGAAATCAGAATTCAGCGATGAAAACATCGAATTCTGGTTGACGTGTGAGGACTACAAGAAGATAACGTCGTCCTATAAGATGAGCTCGAAGGCGAGGAAAATCTTCGAGCAATTCGTCGAAGCAGAATCTCCGAAAGAGGTAGAGGACACACCATACAACACCCTGACGCTATACGCTAGTAAATCTCTACATAATAATGTCTATACTAGAAGTGCCTGTAGTGTTGCAATATGCTTTTAGTTGAATTATAGTTTTTGATGTGCTGCAGAGCTGCTCTGtcttttctcaaaaaaaaaaaaagaaaagaattttATACCTTCTGTACTTAACTTACGCTCAAACATATTTATCTAACCATATGTATAGACAGaagcaatataatataatgtaatatatatatctatatctatctatctaatatatatacatagatatatagatataatctatatatctatatatatatctaatatatatatatagttcattgcaactattttatttatatatatatatatagtaatacaTATAAAtccaatatattatattatattataatatattgtattatattatattatattatattataatccCCCAACAGAGGATCCCAACACCAGATGTAAAACAAATATAAGGAACAATGCTTGAATgtgaaataaacaaagaaattagTAATGTTATCTGATACTGGCCCTTACACAGTATAAACCATGGCTTCTGAATGCCTTAATGATTGTAATGCGGTAATGTTGTTTTATACTAATCGTGATACATTATTTCTCGCATTTACGACTTAATTTTGCATATTTCCATTGCAATTTCTCATTATTTGCAAAGTACATCTCATAATCGGTTGCTTCCAGAGTTGGCATAGCGTAAATGCCTCTCATTTGCATCGCAGATTAACATTGACTATCAAACACGGGAGGAAATCAAGAGGAACGTGAGGAGTCCGACGACACAGTGTTTCGACGAGGCTCAG
This genomic stretch from Megalobrama amblycephala isolate DHTTF-2021 linkage group LG2, ASM1881202v1, whole genome shotgun sequence harbors:
- the si:ch211-117l17.6 gene encoding LOW QUALITY PROTEIN: regulator of G-protein signaling 5 (The sequence of the model RefSeq protein was modified relative to this genomic sequence to represent the inferred CDS: deleted 1 base in 1 codon), which gives rise to MPKLLFSKIRIYEFKDLIRNKKQPITLDVLLSRKKQKNNIRCVLIQKKTEVSHYQQDHLTHGPKLADLLENRDYLAAFRSFLQSEFSAENIDFWLACREYKEMTSSGRLSNKAADIYKEFLHPMAQKEVNIDHDTREKIKRSLVKPDVTCFDEAEMHIYRLMEKDSCPRFLKSEAYQNLRNTVRKPM
- the si:ch211-117l17.5 gene encoding regulator of G-protein signaling 21 isoform X2; its protein translation is MPGLIPQPLPTDFNMDKDDLRRNKTLGKNLMCRLKCMFTSSSAPERLSLEDTQQWSQSLERLLGSKYGLATFRTFLKSEFSDENIEFWLTCEDYKKITSSYKMSSKARKIFEQFVEAESPKEINIDYQTREEIKRNVRSPTTQCFDEAQKIVYGLMERDSYPRFLRSEMYKTLLESLAADDPRG
- the si:ch211-117l17.5 gene encoding regulator of G-protein signaling 21 isoform X1, with product MPGLIPQPLPTDFNMDKDDLRRNKTLGKNLMCRLKCMFTSSSAPESRLSLEDTQQWSQSLERLLGSKYGLATFRTFLKSEFSDENIEFWLTCEDYKKITSSYKMSSKARKIFEQFVEAESPKEINIDYQTREEIKRNVRSPTTQCFDEAQKIVYGLMERDSYPRFLRSEMYKTLLESLAADDPRG